A part of Populus alba chromosome 8, ASM523922v2, whole genome shotgun sequence genomic DNA contains:
- the LOC118055540 gene encoding transcription factor MYB124 isoform X1 produces MTSKSKKIACGNHEEESKKKERHIVTWTQQEDDILRQQISQHGTENWAIIASKFKDKTTRQCRRRWYTYLNSDFKKGGWSPEEDLLLCEAQKIFGNRWTEIAKVVSGRTDNAVKNRFSTLCKKRAKYEALAKENKNSHINLNNKRIILHDGFNTDGAPENDPPIKKIRKSHIPSLAGSCNFGDRSHPQRGNQQPRPPFAVLAQNFHNVNMAAQHHVSSVKEVPIDAVQSSRIQGTFLKKDDPKITALMQQAELLSSLASKVSEENTDQSLENAWKVLQDFLNRSKENDLFGQKICDIDFKLEDFKDLIEDLRMSNDGSRPSWRQPGLYEESPSSSEYSTGSTHLPYTAPDKTEQTQAGVLHKDIEIELQMVHIDEGNFVGACDKEIISSANITQVEMFPSCDEQTKNDIIVSASSGTEFSSPLQVTPIFRSLAAGIPSPKFSESERNFLLKTLGVESPCPNPGINPSQPPLCKRALLQSL; encoded by the exons ATGACAAGCAAGTCGAAGAAGATTGCATGTGGAAATCATGAAGAAGAATCGAAGAAGAAGGAGAGACATATAGTCACATGGACTCAACAG GAGGATGATATACTTCGGCAGCAGATTAGCCAACATGGGACTGAAAA CTGGGCCATCATTGCATCTAAATTCAAGGATAAAACCACAAGACAGTGCAGAAGAAG ATGGTACACATATTTGAACTCTGATTTCAAGAAAGGCGGATGGTCACCAGAGGAAGACTTGCTCTTGTGTGAG gctcaaaaaatatttggaaacaGATGGACTGAAATTGCAAAGGTTGTTTCAGGCAG AACGGATAATGCTGTGAAGAACCGCTTCTCCACTTTGTGCAAGAAGAGAGCAAAATACGAGGCTTTAGCGAAAGAGAACAAAAACTCGCATATCAACTTAAATAACAAAAGAATCATATTACATGATGGATTCAACACAGATGGAGCACCAGAAAATGATCCCCCAATTAAGAAGATAAG GAAGTCCCACATCCCTAGTCTTGCAGGAAGTTGCAACTTTGGAGACAGATCACACCCACAACGTGGAAATCAGCAACCTAGACCTCCATTTGCTGTGTTGGCCCAAAACTTTCACAATGTTAACATGGCTGCTCAGCATCATGTCAGCAGTGTCAAGGAGGTCCCCATTGACG CAGTTCAAAGCAGTAGGATTCAAGGAACATTTCTAAAAAAGGATGATCCAAAGATAACTGCTCTAATGCAACAAGCAGAGCTTCTCAGCTCACTTGCATCGAAAGTTAGTGAAGAAAATACAGATCAGAGTCTGGAAAATGCTTGGAAG GTTCTCCAAGATTTCCTGAACCGGAGCAAAGAAAATGATCTATTTGGACAAAAAATCTGTGACATTGATTTTAAACTTGAAGATTTTAAAGACTTGATAGAAGATCTAAGGATGAGCAATGATGGAAGTCGACCATCTTGGAG ACAACCTGGTTTATACGAGGAGTCTCCATCAAGTTCTGAATACAGTACAGGGTCAACTCACTTGCCATACACAGCCCCGGATAAAACAGAACAAACTCAAGCCGGTGTACTGCATAAggatattgaaattgaattgcAAATGGTTCATATTGATGAGGGAAATTTTGTGGGTGCATGTGACAAAGAAATTATTTCCAGTGCAAATATAACCCAAG TGGAGATGTTTCCATCCTGTGATGAGCAAACAAAAAATGACATAATTGTTTCTGCTTCATCAGGCACAGAGTTCAGTTCTCCTCTTCAAGTTACCCCGATTTTCAGATCCTTGGCAGCAGGAATTCCCAGCCCAAAATTTTCAGAGAGT gaGAGAAACTTCCTACTAAAAACACTTGGAGTGGAATCTCCTTGTCCCAATCCAGGCATCAATCCGTCACAACCACCACTCTGCAAAAGAGCCCTTCTGCAAAGTCTATAG
- the LOC118055569 gene encoding probable pectate lyase P59: MQTLNGHFLFFSLFVSLAAFVPTLQGHIGEFDEYWKKKADEAREAAEEAFYPDPMNVTNQFNFQVNKVMTETNSTRRNLGSKRGERCMATNPIDRCWRCDPNWASHRQRLADCVLGFGHKTVGGKYGKIYVVTDSSDNDMLNPKPGTLRHAVIQKEPLWIIFSGSMVIRLNQELMVASNKTIDSRGAKVHIAYGAGITLQFVQNVIIHGLRIHDIVSGNGGLIRDAVDHYGFRTKSDGDGISIFGSSNIWIDHVSMSNCQDGLIDVIMGSNAITISNNHFTRHNEVMLFGASDSYSGDSIMQITVSFNHFGRGLVQRMPRCRWGFFHVVNNDYTHWMMYAIGGSHNPTIVSQGNRFIAPNDTFAKEVTKRDYAVESEWKNWNWRSDNDLMMNGAFFVQSGSPITSSRRISRFHVMKSKPGTFVTRLTRFSGSLGCFKGKPC, encoded by the exons ATGCAAACTCTCAATGgccatttccttttcttctccctttttgtGTCACTTGCGGCATTCGTTCCAACTCTGCAAGGCCACATTGGTGAATTCGATGAATACTGGAAGAAGAAAGCCGATGAAGCCCGTGAAGCCGCCGAGGAGGCTTTCTACCCGGATCCCATGAACGTCACCAACCAGTTTAACTTCCAGGTTAACAA ggTCATGACGGAGACCAACAGCACTAGAAGGAACCTAGGAAGCAAAAGAGGCGAAAGATGCATGGCCACAAACCCAATTGATCGATGCTGGCGGTGTGACCCGAATTGGGCCAGTCATCGACAGAGGTTAGCTGATTGCGTCCTTGGCTTTGGCCACAAAACTGTCGGGGGAAAGTATGGAAAGATTTACGTTGTGACAGATTCCTCAGACAATGACATGCTTAACCCCAAACCTGGAACCCTACGCCATGCTGTGATTCAAAAAGAACCCCTTTGGATAATCTTTTCAGGCAGTATGGTAATCAGACTCAACCAGGAGCTGATGGTAGCTAGTAACAAAACCATTGATTCCAGGGGAGCCAAAGTGCATATTGCTTATGGTGCTGGTATTACTCTCCAATTTGTACAAAATGTGATCATTCATGGCCTTCGCATTCATGACATCGTTAGCGGAAATGGTGGACTCATCAGGGATGCTGTAGACCACTATGGATTCAGAACTAAAAGCGACGGAGATGGGATTTCTATCTTTGGATCCTCTAACATTTGGATCGATCACGTTTCCATGTCCAACTGCCAAGACGGGCTTATCGATGTCATCATGGGATCAAATGCCATCACCATTTCCAACAACCATTTCACTCGCCACAATGAG GTGATGTTGTTCGGTGCAAGTGATAGCTACTCGGGTGATTCTATAATGCAAATTACAGTTTCATTCAATCACTTTGGTAGGGGATTGGTTCAGAGGATGCCTAGGTGCAGATGGGGTTTCTTCCACGTGGTCAACAATGACTACACCCACTGGATGATGTACGCCATTGGTGGAAGCCACAACCCTACCATCGTCAGTCAGGGCAATCGATTTATTGCTCCTAATGACACTTTTGCTAAGGAG GTGACCAAGAGGGATTACGCAGTAGAGAGCGAGTGGAAGAACTGGAATTGGAGATCTGACAACGATCTCATGATGAACGGAGCATTCTTTGTTCAATCCGGGAGTCCTATCACTTCAAGCAGGCGGATCTCAAGGTTTCACGTGATGAAATCGAAACCAGGAACATTTGTGACCAGGCTCACTCGATTTTCTGGTTCACTTGGCTGCTTTAAAGGAAAGCCTTGCTAG
- the LOC118055540 gene encoding transcription factor MYB88 isoform X4 translates to MTSKSKKIACGNHEEESKKKERHIVTWTQQEDDILRQQISQHGTENWAIIASKFKDKTTRQCRRRWYTYLNSDFKKGGWSPEEDLLLCEAQKIFGNRWTEIAKVVSGRTDNAVKNRFSTLCKKRAKYEALAKENKNSHINLNNKRIILHDGFNTDGAPENDPPIKKIRKSHIPSLAGSCNFGDRSHPQRGNQQPRPPFAVLAQNFHNVNMAAQHHVSSVKEVPIDVQSSRIQGTFLKKDDPKITALMQQAELLSSLASKVSEENTDQSLENAWKVLQDFLNRSKENDLFGQKICDIDFKLEDFKDLIEDLRMSNDGSRPSWR, encoded by the exons ATGACAAGCAAGTCGAAGAAGATTGCATGTGGAAATCATGAAGAAGAATCGAAGAAGAAGGAGAGACATATAGTCACATGGACTCAACAG GAGGATGATATACTTCGGCAGCAGATTAGCCAACATGGGACTGAAAA CTGGGCCATCATTGCATCTAAATTCAAGGATAAAACCACAAGACAGTGCAGAAGAAG ATGGTACACATATTTGAACTCTGATTTCAAGAAAGGCGGATGGTCACCAGAGGAAGACTTGCTCTTGTGTGAG gctcaaaaaatatttggaaacaGATGGACTGAAATTGCAAAGGTTGTTTCAGGCAG AACGGATAATGCTGTGAAGAACCGCTTCTCCACTTTGTGCAAGAAGAGAGCAAAATACGAGGCTTTAGCGAAAGAGAACAAAAACTCGCATATCAACTTAAATAACAAAAGAATCATATTACATGATGGATTCAACACAGATGGAGCACCAGAAAATGATCCCCCAATTAAGAAGATAAG GAAGTCCCACATCCCTAGTCTTGCAGGAAGTTGCAACTTTGGAGACAGATCACACCCACAACGTGGAAATCAGCAACCTAGACCTCCATTTGCTGTGTTGGCCCAAAACTTTCACAATGTTAACATGGCTGCTCAGCATCATGTCAGCAGTGTCAAGGAGGTCCCCATTGACG TTCAAAGCAGTAGGATTCAAGGAACATTTCTAAAAAAGGATGATCCAAAGATAACTGCTCTAATGCAACAAGCAGAGCTTCTCAGCTCACTTGCATCGAAAGTTAGTGAAGAAAATACAGATCAGAGTCTGGAAAATGCTTGGAAG GTTCTCCAAGATTTCCTGAACCGGAGCAAAGAAAATGATCTATTTGGACAAAAAATCTGTGACATTGATTTTAAACTTGAAGATTTTAAAGACTTGATAGAAGATCTAAGGATGAGCAATGATGGAAGTCGACCATCTTGGAGGTAA
- the LOC118055540 gene encoding transcription factor MYB124 isoform X2, translating to MTSKSKKIACGNHEEESKKKERHIVTWTQQEDDILRQQISQHGTENWAIIASKFKDKTTRQCRRRWYTYLNSDFKKGGWSPEEDLLLCEAQKIFGNRWTEIAKVVSGRTDNAVKNRFSTLCKKRAKYEALAKENKNSHINLNNKRIILHDGFNTDGAPENDPPIKKIRKSHIPSLAGSCNFGDRSHPQRGNQQPRPPFAVLAQNFHNVNMAAQHHVSSVKEVPIDVQSSRIQGTFLKKDDPKITALMQQAELLSSLASKVSEENTDQSLENAWKVLQDFLNRSKENDLFGQKICDIDFKLEDFKDLIEDLRMSNDGSRPSWRQPGLYEESPSSSEYSTGSTHLPYTAPDKTEQTQAGVLHKDIEIELQMVHIDEGNFVGACDKEIISSANITQVEMFPSCDEQTKNDIIVSASSGTEFSSPLQVTPIFRSLAAGIPSPKFSESERNFLLKTLGVESPCPNPGINPSQPPLCKRALLQSL from the exons ATGACAAGCAAGTCGAAGAAGATTGCATGTGGAAATCATGAAGAAGAATCGAAGAAGAAGGAGAGACATATAGTCACATGGACTCAACAG GAGGATGATATACTTCGGCAGCAGATTAGCCAACATGGGACTGAAAA CTGGGCCATCATTGCATCTAAATTCAAGGATAAAACCACAAGACAGTGCAGAAGAAG ATGGTACACATATTTGAACTCTGATTTCAAGAAAGGCGGATGGTCACCAGAGGAAGACTTGCTCTTGTGTGAG gctcaaaaaatatttggaaacaGATGGACTGAAATTGCAAAGGTTGTTTCAGGCAG AACGGATAATGCTGTGAAGAACCGCTTCTCCACTTTGTGCAAGAAGAGAGCAAAATACGAGGCTTTAGCGAAAGAGAACAAAAACTCGCATATCAACTTAAATAACAAAAGAATCATATTACATGATGGATTCAACACAGATGGAGCACCAGAAAATGATCCCCCAATTAAGAAGATAAG GAAGTCCCACATCCCTAGTCTTGCAGGAAGTTGCAACTTTGGAGACAGATCACACCCACAACGTGGAAATCAGCAACCTAGACCTCCATTTGCTGTGTTGGCCCAAAACTTTCACAATGTTAACATGGCTGCTCAGCATCATGTCAGCAGTGTCAAGGAGGTCCCCATTGACG TTCAAAGCAGTAGGATTCAAGGAACATTTCTAAAAAAGGATGATCCAAAGATAACTGCTCTAATGCAACAAGCAGAGCTTCTCAGCTCACTTGCATCGAAAGTTAGTGAAGAAAATACAGATCAGAGTCTGGAAAATGCTTGGAAG GTTCTCCAAGATTTCCTGAACCGGAGCAAAGAAAATGATCTATTTGGACAAAAAATCTGTGACATTGATTTTAAACTTGAAGATTTTAAAGACTTGATAGAAGATCTAAGGATGAGCAATGATGGAAGTCGACCATCTTGGAG ACAACCTGGTTTATACGAGGAGTCTCCATCAAGTTCTGAATACAGTACAGGGTCAACTCACTTGCCATACACAGCCCCGGATAAAACAGAACAAACTCAAGCCGGTGTACTGCATAAggatattgaaattgaattgcAAATGGTTCATATTGATGAGGGAAATTTTGTGGGTGCATGTGACAAAGAAATTATTTCCAGTGCAAATATAACCCAAG TGGAGATGTTTCCATCCTGTGATGAGCAAACAAAAAATGACATAATTGTTTCTGCTTCATCAGGCACAGAGTTCAGTTCTCCTCTTCAAGTTACCCCGATTTTCAGATCCTTGGCAGCAGGAATTCCCAGCCCAAAATTTTCAGAGAGT gaGAGAAACTTCCTACTAAAAACACTTGGAGTGGAATCTCCTTGTCCCAATCCAGGCATCAATCCGTCACAACCACCACTCTGCAAAAGAGCCCTTCTGCAAAGTCTATAG
- the LOC118055540 gene encoding transcription factor MYB124 isoform X3: MTSKSKKIACGNHEEESKKKERHIVTWTQQEDDILRQQISQHGTENWAIIASKFKDKTTRQCRRRWYTYLNSDFKKGGWSPEEDLLLCEAQKIFGNRWTEIAKVVSGRTDNAVKNRFSTLCKKRAKYEALAKENKNSHINLNNKRIILHDGFNTDGAPENDPPIKKIRKSHIPSLAGSCNFGDRSHPQRGNQQPRPPFAVLAQNFHNVNMAAQHHVSSVKEVPIDAVQSSRIQGTFLKKDDPKITALMQQAELLSSLASKVSEENTDQSLENAWKVLQDFLNRSKENDLFGQKICDIDFKLEDFKDLIEDLRMSNDGSRPSWRQPGLYEESPSSSEYSTGSTHLPYTAPDKTEQTQAGVLHKDIEIELQMVHIDEGNFVGACDKEIISSANITQGTEFSSPLQVTPIFRSLAAGIPSPKFSESERNFLLKTLGVESPCPNPGINPSQPPLCKRALLQSL; the protein is encoded by the exons ATGACAAGCAAGTCGAAGAAGATTGCATGTGGAAATCATGAAGAAGAATCGAAGAAGAAGGAGAGACATATAGTCACATGGACTCAACAG GAGGATGATATACTTCGGCAGCAGATTAGCCAACATGGGACTGAAAA CTGGGCCATCATTGCATCTAAATTCAAGGATAAAACCACAAGACAGTGCAGAAGAAG ATGGTACACATATTTGAACTCTGATTTCAAGAAAGGCGGATGGTCACCAGAGGAAGACTTGCTCTTGTGTGAG gctcaaaaaatatttggaaacaGATGGACTGAAATTGCAAAGGTTGTTTCAGGCAG AACGGATAATGCTGTGAAGAACCGCTTCTCCACTTTGTGCAAGAAGAGAGCAAAATACGAGGCTTTAGCGAAAGAGAACAAAAACTCGCATATCAACTTAAATAACAAAAGAATCATATTACATGATGGATTCAACACAGATGGAGCACCAGAAAATGATCCCCCAATTAAGAAGATAAG GAAGTCCCACATCCCTAGTCTTGCAGGAAGTTGCAACTTTGGAGACAGATCACACCCACAACGTGGAAATCAGCAACCTAGACCTCCATTTGCTGTGTTGGCCCAAAACTTTCACAATGTTAACATGGCTGCTCAGCATCATGTCAGCAGTGTCAAGGAGGTCCCCATTGACG CAGTTCAAAGCAGTAGGATTCAAGGAACATTTCTAAAAAAGGATGATCCAAAGATAACTGCTCTAATGCAACAAGCAGAGCTTCTCAGCTCACTTGCATCGAAAGTTAGTGAAGAAAATACAGATCAGAGTCTGGAAAATGCTTGGAAG GTTCTCCAAGATTTCCTGAACCGGAGCAAAGAAAATGATCTATTTGGACAAAAAATCTGTGACATTGATTTTAAACTTGAAGATTTTAAAGACTTGATAGAAGATCTAAGGATGAGCAATGATGGAAGTCGACCATCTTGGAG ACAACCTGGTTTATACGAGGAGTCTCCATCAAGTTCTGAATACAGTACAGGGTCAACTCACTTGCCATACACAGCCCCGGATAAAACAGAACAAACTCAAGCCGGTGTACTGCATAAggatattgaaattgaattgcAAATGGTTCATATTGATGAGGGAAATTTTGTGGGTGCATGTGACAAAGAAATTATTTCCAGTGCAAATATAACCCAAG GCACAGAGTTCAGTTCTCCTCTTCAAGTTACCCCGATTTTCAGATCCTTGGCAGCAGGAATTCCCAGCCCAAAATTTTCAGAGAGT gaGAGAAACTTCCTACTAAAAACACTTGGAGTGGAATCTCCTTGTCCCAATCCAGGCATCAATCCGTCACAACCACCACTCTGCAAAAGAGCCCTTCTGCAAAGTCTATAG
- the LOC118053935 gene encoding AP2-like ethylene-responsive transcription factor AIL7: protein MELTGNIGDHISPGRRRLCMIEEERSGAETRAYDEEESAARAYDLAALKYWGMSTFTNFPESDYKKEIERMKTVTKEEYLASLRRLRVPFLFVGEAVVFQEVYQNTEKLQGTIRMGDGKQGGECLGTSNLYLGTYSSQEEAAHAYDIAAIEYSGTNAVTSFDFSTFIRWLKPEASPAAPQESKPTSEPLPMTTFSDHFPREKPSQLSIPQTEPSLMNSSNTPKHEVIFQRKKLPVRLLTKSSSPTALSFLLKSSIFIELVEKNLNTTHKDNNSKNLRCIGNNITGEAFLDGFSFIPHMGTSYDDSLPCLEQGGETCTLPPCNIMKRSLWNEAMSMPSRSR, encoded by the exons ATGGAGTTGACAGGGAATATTGGTGATCACATAAGCCCAGGTAGGCGTCGCTTGTGCAtgatagaagaagaaagaagcggTGCGGAGACTA GAGCTTATGATGAAGAAGAATCCGCCGCAAGAGCATATGATTTAGCTGCTCTCAAGTACTGGGGAATGTCAACTTTCACAAACTTTCCg GAGTCTGActataagaaagaaattgaaagaatgaaAACGGTCACCAAAGAGGAATACCTAGCCTCCTTAAGAAG GTTGAGAGTACCGTTTTTGTTTGTAGGAGAAGCAGTGGTTTTTCAAGAGGTATATCAAAACACAGAGAAGTTGCAAG gCACCATCAGAATGGGAGATGGGAAGCAAGGAGGAGAGTGTTTGGGAACAAGTAATCTTTATCTTGGCACTTACA GTTCCCAGGAAGAAGCCGCTCATGCCTATGATATAGCAGCCATTGAATACAGCGGGACCAATGCTGTAACCAGCTTCGATTTCAGTACGTTCATCAGGTGGCTGAAGCCAGAAGCCAGTCCTGCTGCCCCTCAAGAATCAAAACCAACTTCAGAGCCCCTGCCAATGACAACCTTCTCCGACCACTTTCCTAGAGAGAAACCATCCCAGCTATCCATTCCCCAGACGGAACCTTCTTTAATGAATAGTTCAAACACCCCTAAACATGAGGTCATTTTCCAAAGGAAGAAACTTCCAGTTAGGCTTCTCACCAAGTCATCTTCCCCGACAGCTCTTAGTTTCCTCCTTAAATCTTCGATATTTATAGAGCTTGTGGAGAAGAACTTGAACACAACCCACAAAGACAACAATTCGAAAAACCTTCGATGTATAGGCAACAACATTACCGGGGAGGCGTTCCTCGACGGATTCAGCTTCATACCTCACATGGGCACTTCATATGACGATTCATTGCCGTGCTTAGAGCAGGGAGGAGAGACGTGTACATTGCCACCATGCAATATAATGAAGCGATCTCTTTGGAATGAAGCGATGAGCATGCCTTCTCGTTCCCGATAA